The genomic region agtttatacattgtaaattatgattcgggagtgctccgaGTAGTAtttaacatgtcttggtttgtaaatttctactgcatcttgattgcaAATTTAGTATTGTTAGGTTTTTTGATTGATAAGTTCTGTTTAACTGTCTAAATGTATTGCCAAAATACGAGTTTGTTAATACATACTTATTACATGTCTAGTTAGGATTTTTGATTGATAATTTtgtttaagggcataggcgcaaaatgtcgcctgacaaaatgttcaatgtgctttaaatgtatttatttttttcgaatcctaagaaaactaataaatatttttgaaaaatttaaaggcagaatgaaagacttCATGATTACCGAGGGCCGAGAGTCTCTGAAAAAATTCTataatctttattttaataagttacagttatttttaattgcaaatatttcattcaaaagaaattttttattctgATGGACTtgaggccctcggtaataacgtaatctttcattctgcgtttaaatttttaaaaaatatttattagttttctcatgattccaaaaaaatgaatacatttaaaacacattgaaaattttaacaggcgacattttgcgcctttcgcCTTAAGTGTTTAACTGTTTTTACTTATTAAATGTCTAGTTAggtttttttattgataaatgtTGTTTAAGTGTTTTAACTTTGTTACCAAATACAAGTCTAGTTAAATAGGTTTTTTTGGTTGATAAATGTTGTTTAAGTGTTTTAATTTTGTTACCAAATACAAGTCTATTATTACTTGTTTGTTACCAAATATAAGTCTAGTTAGgttttttgattgataaattatgTTTAGGCGTTTAACTTTATTGCCAAATTCGAGTCTGTTTTTACTTATTACATGTCTAGTTAGGTTTTTTGATTAATAAGTTCTGTTTAAGTGTTTAACTTTATTACcaagtttcataaataaacagtAGCGAAACCCAAAAtgcgtttttattacatttaccAGAGCTGTTAGGATAGTATTAATAATAACCGGTTAATCTAATTATAAAGGCATTATTAATCACATTGACCAACTGCTAAGGTTATTATTAATACAGACCGGTTATTATTAATACAGACCGGACTTATCACATTGACCGTAACATATAATACTGGCAAGGTAATGTTAATATTTTCCAATCTATAAAAACTTGTCTGCAATCGGCTCTATATGGCAAGCCTGCGACAATGCGAATGGCCCTTCTCTGCAGTCTGAATACATCCTTCGCTCCTGCACTATGGGCCCATGCGAGAATAGCATAGGAGATATGTGAGTGACACAAAGAAAAATATGCCTGCTTTAGTATGGAAGCGGAAACACAGGATGAAAGTCCACgaagcaaaaatgtatttgatgATAGCTTTGCCACTAAAGAGGTGGTATGAGCATCCCATATCAGACCAGGGTCCAGCAGAACACCAAGAAATTTAGCACAGGATGCATTGTCCAGTTCATCAGGAATATTTCTAGTTGAAAAAAGTAAGGACTGTGTTTTGGTTGTATTGAGAAACAGCCTATTAGAATGGAACCATTGTTCTGCCTCCGACACTGAACCCCACGAACTCCCCACTGCTGTTACCAAATCCTTACTGCAGGATGAGATTGTTGTGTCATCTGCAAAGAGAGTGAAATGCGCAGTTTGACATGAAAGTGGTAAATCATTTATGTATATCAAGAATAATAAGGGACCCAACACAGAGCCCTGAGGAACTCCTATGCGCAAGCGTCCTCTCTCCGATTCAACACCTGCAAatcttcaaacttattatttaaattttatcgtgtaatatttacaacgtaatgGATTATAATCGATAATTTAATAGCAGTAAGTTTAAGATAGCAGttttgcttatcgttttgacgtttattttgacaactaatattagaaaaaatttattctgcaaaaaagtataataatttaatataattatagtataatacttcttaaatattaacttatgaatgacagttaacggcatcctacgtttgctgtgattggtcgttatATTCATgcattcaaattttgtttcaggattggattgtaaaattgaaaccgtcaaaattcgagagtgtgctaactgatcctttagctcaaatttttctaccgttttaaaattaaaattgtgtttacttacttttttctaattgcatcaatccatttttgtcattgaatcaccttatgcttagcgacaggaaagttgtagaatacacagttactattttaaccagtatttcgacactctttattacaacaactttcgtgagacatttaaaagctataatatgccgtgataatatgcaactcttaatgcagaacgtcaaaaagcaaatttccagtaaaggtttacaagtttgtcactactggcgctcgcgaatttgtaaatatcccctctacgtacgagctcacagcgtatacagtTAGAACCAAGATCAGCAAACTGAGTATACCTGTATTACTCTTCATAAATCACTGTTTACATCACCAAAGATAAAATTATACCTTCTTCTTGTGTACCGAGTGTAGTAAAAATGCCTTTTACAAAATTAGGCTTTTATTCACATAAAACTTGACAGTAGAattaatttgaatgacaaaacaattaatcaataaaataaacaatgacaAAAGAATACTAAATTATACTACAATCACCCGGCCCTATTTTTGAACAAAATCTTGCAAATATCGTGGTTTATTTTTAGTTCTAGCTGATTTACGGCTAGATTGAAAATCTGAATTTTCCAATCTTGGTTCATGATTATGAAAATCTGAATTTTCCAATCTTGGTTCATGATTATCATCAGGTACTTGATTGGGTTCTTGAATAGATAAATTTTCTATGTCCTCTGGTATTGATTCAGTAGTGGAATTCTCTAGTGTATTATTTGGACTTTCAttttcatcttcatcattatcttGATTCAATAATTTCAGGTCACCTCTAGGAGCTAAATGCTTCGTTGAAACTGTACTTTTCTTTCCGTTTGGATACTGTATTAAGGCGTAATCTGAATTGGCTTCTAAAAGATCAACCTCTTCAACTAAAGGATCAAACTTACTTTTTCGTACaaattttcttagtaatactTTGTCTGAATCTTTAATCCATGATGGAATAGAAGTTCCGCTAGTTGATCTTCGCTGATATGTAAACAAACGTTCATGAGGTGTACAATTGGTAGCTGTACACAGTAAACTTCTTATAGAGTGCAGAGCATCTGGTAGAACAGTCTCCCATTTAGTGATGTCTAAATTTTTGGTTTTCAATGCTAGATTCACTGCTTTCCATATAATTCCATTGTATCTCTCGACTTGACCATTTCCTCCAGGGTTATATAATGTAGTATAATTTAGTATTCTTTtgtcattgtttattttattgattaattgTTTTATCATTCAAATTAATTCTACTGTCAAGTTTTATGTGAATAAAAGCCTAATTTTGTAAAAGGCATTTTTACTACAATTTTATTCACATAAAACTTGACAGTAGAattaatttgaatgacaaaacaattaatcaataaaataaacaatgacaAAAGAATACTAAATTATACTACACTGAGCTTGTTTTCAAGCCcagcgttttccttcgattttgcaATGAATGATCAACCGaagtaagcgatatttaggtcctctcattatatgaTCGCAGTATTGAATCTTTCTCATTTTTATAATGttctcgctctttgtgcatggtctcTAGCACACATTCGTTAGATATGTGTGCTGGCCACGGGTTTTTGAACATGTGACAGTAACACCATAACTCGAATGCATCTAATCtgttaagattttttatttttgctgtctaggtttcacatccatagaacaaAACGGACCAGTCTTTCCCTTTCCATTCAATGCTCTTAGACATGTGGTCAATGATAGacttctactgcacaatacagaatgccataaaaatatatagataaaagtaaaaaattaacccattattatgcaaaattataGTTTATTATCATACAAAATATACATACATCTCTTAAAATGATCCTATCACAAGGTACAGGGGTCTGGTATTTCAATTCAGCTATTATCCAATCCATTTAGAAAGTCTTCCAATTCCTTATCAAATCCTTGTTCACTCTGAACATTTTCTGATAAATAATTTCCATTTGTGTTATCAACATTTGAAGACATGTTTGATTTTTCTAGAGAACTTGAGTTCAAATGCACTAGTGCAGATGAAATTAATTCGTCTAGATCAAAATCTGTGTTGTTATCACTATTATTGTCACTTCCATGGCTAGATTTGTATTTTTCTTTGTTGGATTTAGGTTTTCGAGTTCTTTTTATACCTTCCAACCTTCGTTTAACCACAGTGCATTGATTGTTTGTTGGATAGCTGCAAGATATATCAGGGCATAAATATATTGCTTCTGTAAAATTTATTTGCTTCAGCTGTAACTCAGTATTACACAATGGacaatacatttttttcttacaacaaataaattcacttattaattttcatttttaattaaaaaacatagTGAATCAAATTTTAGAATGAAATGAAATTGAAAGCAAAAAACTGATATGAAGTTTGCAACGTAATAGGAGGTTAAGTTTTCCTCTTCTCTTTCTAGTCAAATGTATAGGCTACGTCTTACTATGGAAGTAGGCTCCTGTTTGTTGTCTAGGACAGGGCCGACAGGGGTCACCAAATTAATGGCGGACCGTAGGCTAGTTTTGTGCGTTCCGTcatttagtgtaggaaacagaggttgaaccttgcaaaatggacacaagtccggttttattttttttctggcatatcaaggggtgcttattataagactaactttttctgaaaaaatttcgccccggaaccccccttttcacccctttaaagggggtaatttatggtttttgcagaacgtagcccttcctgtaacttttacaaaaaattttttttatagaaatatgaagaggactatattttctacgatttatttccgacagcatctctctatcatccaccgtttagcaagggtggcgccccaaatttgacaagtttttaaaaaagatgtttttaaaaaatatatatttttccctaactgtaacggaaattaaaaagaaatgctgcggaaattattcacaaatagatgattgattttttggtataggtttcacttaagggtaattgccctttttttaattacagggtgttacattttaaaaaacccctttttataccatctgaaccgtttatgctagagtaaaaagactttcagcgattacccatgtactggtgttatttacaaatttgtataatgcacccccattttttccccggaaccacccaaaaaaaagaagaattaataaataaagtggtTTTCTtagaatccttcacacacaatgcccttcattaatatgcttcatatatcattttgtgcaagttattattacccatgcatggacactaaaagcgatttcctagtgcaacccctgtagccaaaaacaataaataaaatggggggttgaaattttttttttgttttttgctttttgatccatatgggcatatgcttcatcaatagtgcttttcaaaaatatatatggttattgcaacatccctgcgcaaaccacccctatccttgaaaatatactgcagaaactacccctataccgtatccagcatgtttttacgattttctcattacctattaattttttttaaacaaaacttatacaaggttaaagaccactatttactctaaaaattaggtcctattcatttttttcgtttaagcaaccgttacggcacagtggcgccgtaaacctcatatatgctttgacgggctccagtttttgtttattttttcgtcatctgtttgttttattgataaagtacttatgtaaaataaaacaacacagtgtaatctacaaatcatgacctatgcacattttacattctttgctccccaaagctacagtggtggcccaaaataaattttttcatattttcgccacctacacgcattttattgcggtATTGCTATCTTagtagcacaatattcacccctaagtggtcgctaagcagtggcggatccagggagtggtgatgggggcgatcacccccacccctctcaaaccaagtgatattatatttgaagattataaaaatattcatttatttttacagaaatacttatattatattaatattatttttataagaattactttttatgctttagcgacagtggcggatccagcatcgttaagaggggggtgccaattggttaaatttctataaaaataaatgaatatttttataatctttgaatataatatcacttggtttgagagggggggaggtgatcacccccatcacccctccctggatccaccactgcgtagcgaccacgtaagggtaaatattgtgctgttaaggtagcattaatgcaataaaattcatgtaggtggcgaaaatttgcaaaaatttattttgggccaccactgtggctttggggagcaaagaatgtaaaatgtgcataagtcataatttgtaggttacactgtgttgttttattttgcataagtactttatcaataaaacgaacagatgacgaaaaaaaaaaacaaaaacgggagcccgccaaagcatatatgaggtttacggcgccactgtgccgtaacggttgcttatacgaaaaaatgaatacgacataatttttagagtaaatagtggtctttaaccttgtataagttttgtttaaaaataatacataggtaatgagaaaatcgtaaaaacatgctcgccaagggataggggtagtttctgcagtatattttcaaggatacgggtggttttcgcagagatgttgcaataaccatatatatttttgaaaagcactattgatgaagcatatgcccatatggatcaaaaagcaaaaaacaaaaaaaaaattttcaaccccccattttatttatttttttttgctacaggggttgtactaggaaattgcttttggtgtccatgcatgggtaataataacgtgcagaaaatgatatatgaagcatattaataaagggcattttgtgtgaaggattccaagaaaatcaatttatttattaatttttctttttttggggtggttccgggaaaaaaaatgggggtgcattatacaaatttgtaaatagcaccagtacatgggtaatcgctgaaagcctttttactctagcataaacggttcagatggtataaaaagagattttttaaaatgtaacaccctgtaattaaaaaaagggcaattacccttaagtgaaacctataccaaaaaatcagtcaattatttgtgaataattgccgcaggattccTTCTTAATTTCctttacagttagggaaaaatatatattttttaaaaacatcttttttaaaaacttgtcaactttagggcgccacccccgctaaacggtggatgataaagagatggtgttggaaataaatcgtagaaaatatagtcctcttcatatttctataaaagaaattttttgtaaacgttacaggaagggctacgttccgcaaaaaccacaaattaccccctttaaaggggtgaaaagggaggttccggggcgaaattttttcagaaaaagttagtcttataataagcaccccttgatataccagaaaaaaaataaaaccggacttgtgtccattttgcaaggttcaacctttgtttcctacactaattaAATTCAGAATGACTTGCAGTGTTTGTACTACAATAgctttaaaatgatctcctttttTGCTTGAGTTTATTTCATACCCCTAAACGAGGTGGACTAGTTGCCTAGTTTTATTAGTGTTGAATGACCGGACGCCGGAAGGGTtgtaggttttcgaaacggaccctaaaggccccgtctcaccatcaaataattgacagttaatttgatcaaacttgacagttagtgacacaaagtgacagttagtatgtatagtttgtgtcactagtcaagtttgactgtcaagtttgatcaaaaaactgtcaattatttgatggtgagacggggcctttagaaaatataattggtgacccctggtctaGGGTAATGTAAAATATATTCAGCTACTCCAAAACCTTCGTCTAATTTTTTAAAGCTCTTAACTTATGGAAAAGACATTCATGGCATACCCGATTAATTTCCTTAGCAACC from Diabrotica virgifera virgifera chromosome 3, PGI_DIABVI_V3a harbors:
- the LOC114327134 gene encoding 3',5'-cyclic-nucleotide phosphodiesterase regA; protein product: MYCPLCNTELQLKQINFTEAIYLCPDISCSYPTNNQCTVVKRRLEGIKRTRKPKSNKEKYKSSHGSDNNSDNNTDFDLDELISSALVHLNSSSLEKSNMSSNVDNTNGNYLSENVQSEQGFDKELEDFLNGLDNS